The genomic region ATCCGCAGCGTGGTCTACCGCCGGTCGCTGCCGTTGGCCACCGGCAATCTGCCTGTCGTCCTCTCCGAACTCGGCCCGCGGGCCGGGGTCGCCGGAGCGGCCGTGCTGGCCAGCGACGTGGCCTTCGGGGAGGCGTCGTGACCGTGTTCCTCGGGGAGGCGTCAAACGAGAGGGGGAGGAGGGCGTGGTGACCGAGCGCGAACCAGGTGAGCCGGTCGGGGGTGTGGACGGCGTGACGCCGGACGCGCCGCTGGTCGAGGCTCCAGCCGACACCGTCGCTGGCGAGGTGGTGCTGCGCCTCAGCGACGTGGTCAAGACCTTCCCGGGCGTCCGCGCGCTGGACGGGGTGCAGCTGGAGGTTCGCGCGGGCGAGGTGCACTGCCTGCTGGGCCAGAACGGCGCCGGCAAGTCGACCCTGATCAAGGTGCTCTCGGGGGTGCACCGGCCGGATTCCGGCCAGGTGGAGTGGCGCGGCGAGCCGGTCACCTTCGCCAACCCGCAGGCCGCGATGCGCGCCGGCATCGCCACCATCTACCAGGAGCTGGACCTGGTCGAGGACCTCTCCGTCGGGGAGAACGCCTTCCTCGGCCACGAGCCGCGCCGGTTCGGCTTCGTCCGCCGCGGCCAGATGGCCCGGCGTACCCGGCAGATCCTCGGCCGGCTCGGCCACGCCGAGATCCCGCCGGGCCGGACGGTCCGGAAGCTTCCCGCCGCCGGCAAGCAGATCGTGAGCATGGCACGCGCCCTCTCCCACGAGGCGCGACTGATCATCATGGACGAGCCGAGCGCGGTGCTGGCCCACGACGAGGTCGGCAACCTGTTCCGGATCATCCGGGAGCTGACCGCGCAGGGCATCGCCGTCATCTACATCTCCCACCGGCTGGAGGAGATCCGCGAGATCGGCGACCGGGTGACCGTCCTCAAGGACGGCCGGACGACCGCGGCGAACCTGCCGGCCCGCGACACCCCGACCCGCGACCTGGTCAGCCGGATGACCGGCCGGACCATCGAGTACGTCTTCCCCGAGCGGCCGGGCACCGAGGAGCGGTCCGACGCCGAGTTGCTGGCGGTCGACGGCCTGAGCCGCGCCGGCGAGTTCGCCGACGTGTCGCTGCGGGTCCGACCCGGGGAGATCGTCGGCATCGCCGGGCTGGTCGGCTCGGGCCGGTCCGAGCTGCTCGAGACCATCTACGGCGCGCGCCGGCCGGAGGTCGGCACGGTGCGGATGGCCGGCCAGGTGCTGCGGCCCGGCAACGTCGGCGCGGCGGTCCGCGCCGGCATGGGGATGGCTCCCGAGGAGCGCAAGAGCCAGGCGCTGCTGCTCGGCGAGCCGATCTACCGCAACGTCACCCTGTCCACCTTCGCCCGGTACGCCCGCGCCGGCTTCACCGACACCGCGAAGGAGCGCGCCGAGGCGGACCGGATCGCCGAGCGCCTGGAGCTGCGCCCCCGCGACGTCCGCCGGCAGGTGCGCACCCTCTCCGGCGGCAACCAGCAGAAGGTGGTGGTCGGGCGCTGGTTGCTCGGCGACACCAAGCTCCTCCTGCTCGACGAGCCGACCCGGGGCGTGGACATCGGTGCCCGGGCCGAGCTGTACCAGGTCATCCGGGCGCTGGCCGCCCAGGGCGTCGGGGTCCTGCTGGTCTCCAGCGAGGTGCCCGAGGTGCTCGGCCTGGCGGACCGGGTGCTGGTGATGCGGGAGGGGCGGGTGGTCCGCGAGGCCCCGGCCGGCGAACTCGACGAGAACACCGTGCTCGACCTCGTCATGGCGGGGTCCCTGATGGAAGGCGCACCGGCATGAGTGACGTGACTCCCACCGCGACGCCGGACCGGGCAGCCCCACTGCCGGCGCAGTCGCCGCCGGTGGATCCGGCGGTGACGGCGGCGGCCAGCGAGAAGGCGACCCCGACCGGCAATCGGCTCTCCTGGTGGCGGGGTGACGGTGGCGACGGCGCCAAGCGCAACCTCGGTCTGATCGGGGTGCTGGTCGCGCTCATCGCGGTAGGGGCGATCACCAAGCCCGACCTCTACGACGATCCGACCTGGGTCTGGAACAACATCCTGGCGATCCTGCAGCTCGCCTCCGTCGTCGGCGTGGTCACGGTTGGCATGACCTTTGTCATCATCGGCGGCGGCATCGACCTCTCGGTCGGCGCGATCGTGGCGCTGGCCGGGGTCTGGTGCACCACGGTGGCCACCCAGAGCTACGGCGCCGGCGGCATGATCTTCACGGCCATCGTGGTCGGCATCTGCGTGGGGCTGGTCAACGGCGTGCTGATCTCGTACGGGCGACTGGTGCCGTTCATCGCGACGCTCGCGATGCTGGTGGCCGCCCGCGGGCTCGCGGCCTCGATCTCCAACAAGCAGACCCAGGTCTCGAGCAGCACCTTCATCAACGACATCGCGGCGCGCAAGGTGCTCGGGATCCCGATCCTCGTCTACATCCTCGGCGCCGTCGTGGTGGCGGGGTGGGTCCTGCTCAACCGGACGACCTTCGGCCGGCGGACCATCGCCGTCGGCGGTAACCCGGAGGCCGCGCGGCTGGCCGGCATCAACGTCCGCCGGCACACCATGCTGCTCTACGCGCTGTCCGGCCTCTGCTGCGGCATCGCCGCCATCATGCTCACCTCCCAGGCCACCTCGGCCCAGGCGGCGATGGCCAACCTCTACGAGTTGGACGCGATCGCCGCCGCGATCATCGGCGGAACCCTGCTCAGCGGCGGCCGCGGCACGATCGTCGGCTCACTGCTCGGCGTGATCATCTTCGCCACGATCACCAACCTCTTCGCCATCAACGGCCTCTCCATCGAGGCGCAGAACATGGTCAAGGGCGGCATTATCGTCGCCGCCGTCCTGGTCCAGCAGTTCCAGTTCAAGTCCGTCACTCGGCTCCTCGCGCGGAACAGGCTCACCACCACAACCTGACGCACCGCACGTTGTCCCTGGCGACGTCGAGATCTTCGACAGTGGCCGGACCTCGCACACCCTCACCAACTGAAACCCGCTCCCAGGAGGTCGTCATGACCCAGCACAGTCGCGACCTGTCGCGCCGTCGGTTGCTGTTCGGCGGTGCCGCCGTCGGTGCCGCCACCCTGCTCACCGCCTGCACCAGCAACGAGACGCCGGCGGCCAGCACCCAGACCAAGGCCGCCGGAGACGGCGCCGGCAACAACGCTCCCGGCAAGAAGGTGGTCATCGGCTTCTCCGCCCCCGCCGCCGACCACGGCTGGATGGGCGCGATCCACGCCAACGCCAAGGCGCAGGCCGCCGCCTACTCCGACGTGGAGCTGAAGGAGGTCGACGGTGGCACGACCTCGGAGGCCCAGCGCTCCACGCTCGGCACGCTGATCGCCCAGAAGCCGGACATCATCGTCGTGCTGCCGCACGACGGCAAGGAGGTCAACGCCGTTGCCCTCCAGGCGATGCAGGCGGGCATCCCGATCGTGAACCTCGACCGGGTGTTCCCCGACGCACTGGCCTCGCGGCTGGTCATCAAGGGTGACAACTACGGTATGGGCGTCTCGGCCGGGCACTTCATCGGTAAGCAGCTGAAGGACAAGGGCGTCACCAACCCGGTGATCGGTGAGATCGCCGGTCTGGAGATCCCGCTGACCGTCGAGCGCAGCGCCGGCTTCGCGGCGGCCCTGGCCACCTACGGGTTCAAGGTGAACAACCG from Micromonospora sp. WMMD812 harbors:
- a CDS encoding sugar ABC transporter ATP-binding protein; the encoded protein is MVLRLSDVVKTFPGVRALDGVQLEVRAGEVHCLLGQNGAGKSTLIKVLSGVHRPDSGQVEWRGEPVTFANPQAAMRAGIATIYQELDLVEDLSVGENAFLGHEPRRFGFVRRGQMARRTRQILGRLGHAEIPPGRTVRKLPAAGKQIVSMARALSHEARLIIMDEPSAVLAHDEVGNLFRIIRELTAQGIAVIYISHRLEEIREIGDRVTVLKDGRTTAANLPARDTPTRDLVSRMTGRTIEYVFPERPGTEERSDAELLAVDGLSRAGEFADVSLRVRPGEIVGIAGLVGSGRSELLETIYGARRPEVGTVRMAGQVLRPGNVGAAVRAGMGMAPEERKSQALLLGEPIYRNVTLSTFARYARAGFTDTAKERAEADRIAERLELRPRDVRRQVRTLSGGNQQKVVVGRWLLGDTKLLLLDEPTRGVDIGARAELYQVIRALAAQGVGVLLVSSEVPEVLGLADRVLVMREGRVVREAPAGELDENTVLDLVMAGSLMEGAPA
- a CDS encoding ABC transporter permease, translating into MSDVTPTATPDRAAPLPAQSPPVDPAVTAAASEKATPTGNRLSWWRGDGGDGAKRNLGLIGVLVALIAVGAITKPDLYDDPTWVWNNILAILQLASVVGVVTVGMTFVIIGGGIDLSVGAIVALAGVWCTTVATQSYGAGGMIFTAIVVGICVGLVNGVLISYGRLVPFIATLAMLVAARGLAASISNKQTQVSSSTFINDIAARKVLGIPILVYILGAVVVAGWVLLNRTTFGRRTIAVGGNPEAARLAGINVRRHTMLLYALSGLCCGIAAIMLTSQATSAQAAMANLYELDAIAAAIIGGTLLSGGRGTIVGSLLGVIIFATITNLFAINGLSIEAQNMVKGGIIVAAVLVQQFQFKSVTRLLARNRLTTTT
- a CDS encoding substrate-binding domain-containing protein translates to MTQHSRDLSRRRLLFGGAAVGAATLLTACTSNETPAASTQTKAAGDGAGNNAPGKKVVIGFSAPAADHGWMGAIHANAKAQAAAYSDVELKEVDGGTTSEAQRSTLGTLIAQKPDIIVVLPHDGKEVNAVALQAMQAGIPIVNLDRVFPDALASRLVIKGDNYGMGVSAGHFIGKQLKDKGVTNPVIGEIAGLEIPLTVERSAGFAAALATYGFKVNNRRSAEFTSDSGQREAAQLLQALPKIDAIWNHDDDQGIGVLAAIKQANRSEFFMVGGAGSKLAIEAIKADNSVLKATVTYNPSMASSAISLARLIAQGRGMGDLTELQVPKEVTLASETITKENASNYEKLGF